A single Altererythrobacter sp. BO-6 DNA region contains:
- a CDS encoding acyl carrier protein yields MSDTADRVQKIVVEHLGVEADKVTQEASFIDDLGADSLDIVELVMAFEEEFGVEIPDDAAEKISTVGDATKYIEEHKG; encoded by the coding sequence ATGAGCGATACTGCCGACCGCGTGCAGAAGATTGTTGTTGAGCACCTTGGTGTGGAAGCCGACAAGGTCACCCAGGAAGCCAGCTTCATTGACGATCTGGGCGCAGACAGCCTCGACATCGTCGAACTGGTGATGGCGTTCGAAGAAGAATTCGGCGTCGAAATCCCCGACGATGCGGCTGAAAAGATCAGCACTGTTGGTGATGCCACCAAGTACATCGAAGAGCACAAGGGCTAA
- the aspS gene encoding aspartate--tRNA ligase, with translation MHAYRTHNCAQLGEANVGETVRLSGWIHRKRDHGGVLFIDLRDHYGITQIVADEDSAALPVLEKLRLESVVTIDGSVKARTPETVNKDLPTGAIEVFAREVTVQSAAEELPMPVAGEQEYPEDIRLKYRFLDLRRETLHKNIMTRVAVVADMRERMRAAGFNEFSTPILTASSPEGARDFLVPSRIHAGKFYALPQAPQQYKQLLMVAGFDRYFQIAPCFRDEDPRADRLPGEFYQLDLEMSFVTQEEVWETMEPVIQGTFAAFADGKHVTPSGSFPRIPYAEAILKYGTDKPDLRNPLIITDVTSHFEKSGFGLFEKIVGGGGVVRVIPAPNTHEKSRKFFDDMNDWARKEGFAGLGYVTRKGGEFGGPIAKNHGEEGMKALYAELGLGENDGCFFAAGKESDAAKLAGAARIRVGEQLELIDKDRFELAWIVDFPFYEFDETEKKVDFSHNPFSMPQGGLEALESQDPLTINAYQYDLVCNGYEIASGSIRNHKPETMVKAFEIVGLSKADVEERFGGMYRAFQYGAPPHGGMAAGVDRIVMLLCGAQNLREITLFPMNQKAEDLLMGAPSVPEARQLRELHLRVVEPPKAPGA, from the coding sequence ATGCACGCCTATCGTACCCACAACTGCGCACAGCTTGGTGAAGCGAATGTCGGGGAAACCGTCCGTCTTTCGGGCTGGATCCACCGCAAGCGCGACCATGGCGGGGTGCTGTTTATCGACCTGCGCGACCATTACGGCATCACCCAAATCGTTGCGGATGAGGATTCGGCGGCCCTGCCGGTGCTGGAGAAGCTGCGGCTCGAATCGGTCGTGACGATCGATGGCAGCGTGAAGGCGCGCACGCCTGAAACCGTGAACAAGGACCTGCCGACCGGCGCGATCGAGGTTTTCGCGCGCGAGGTGACAGTGCAAAGCGCAGCGGAAGAGCTGCCCATGCCGGTAGCGGGCGAGCAGGAGTATCCGGAGGACATTCGCCTCAAGTACCGCTTCCTCGACCTGCGCCGCGAAACGCTGCACAAGAACATCATGACCCGCGTGGCGGTGGTGGCCGACATGCGCGAGCGGATGCGCGCGGCCGGTTTCAACGAATTTTCGACCCCGATCCTCACTGCTTCTTCACCTGAAGGCGCGCGCGACTTCCTGGTGCCGAGCCGGATCCATGCCGGCAAGTTCTACGCGCTGCCGCAGGCGCCGCAGCAGTACAAGCAGCTGCTGATGGTGGCGGGCTTCGATCGCTATTTCCAGATCGCGCCGTGTTTCCGCGACGAAGACCCGCGCGCGGACCGGCTGCCGGGCGAATTCTACCAGCTCGACCTGGAAATGAGCTTCGTCACCCAGGAAGAAGTGTGGGAGACGATGGAGCCGGTGATTCAGGGCACATTCGCAGCTTTTGCGGACGGCAAGCATGTGACGCCGTCGGGCAGTTTCCCGCGCATCCCCTATGCCGAAGCGATCCTGAAGTACGGAACGGACAAGCCCGACCTGCGCAATCCGCTGATCATCACCGATGTAACCAGCCACTTCGAAAAGTCGGGCTTCGGCCTGTTTGAGAAGATCGTTGGTGGCGGCGGCGTTGTCCGTGTGATCCCTGCGCCGAACACGCATGAGAAGAGCCGCAAGTTCTTCGATGACATGAATGACTGGGCCCGCAAGGAGGGCTTTGCCGGCCTCGGCTATGTCACGCGCAAGGGCGGCGAATTCGGCGGGCCGATCGCCAAGAACCACGGCGAAGAGGGCATGAAAGCACTCTACGCCGAGCTGGGGCTGGGCGAGAATGACGGCTGCTTCTTCGCGGCGGGCAAGGAAAGCGACGCGGCCAAGCTGGCCGGCGCGGCGCGCATTCGCGTGGGCGAACAGCTTGAGCTGATCGACAAGGATCGCTTCGAACTCGCCTGGATCGTCGACTTCCCGTTCTACGAATTTGACGAGACCGAGAAGAAGGTCGACTTCAGCCACAACCCCTTCTCGATGCCGCAAGGCGGGCTGGAGGCGCTGGAATCGCAGGATCCGCTGACGATCAATGCTTATCAGTATGACCTCGTTTGCAACGGCTATGAAATCGCGTCGGGCTCGATCCGCAACCACAAGCCCGAAACCATGGTGAAGGCGTTCGAGATCGTCGGCCTGAGCAAGGCCGATGTCGAAGAGCGGTTCGGCGGCATGTACCGTGCGTTCCAGTATGGCGCTCCGCCGCATGGCGGCATGGCTGCGGGGGTCGACCGGATCGTGATGTTGCTGTGCGGTGCGCAGAACCTGCGGGAAATCACGCTGTTCCCGATGAACCAGAAGGCGGAAGACCTGCTGATGGGCGCGCCGAGCGTGCCCGAGGCGAGGCAGCTGCGCGAGCTGCACCTGCGGGTGGTCGAACCGCCGAAGGCGCCGGGGGCCTGA
- a CDS encoding glycoside hydrolase family 16 protein yields MMHKTANLAAAVIGFLVASPAQLQYDQGEELDLCQYSLFWSDEFDDLSIGDWLLNGKRWIAHTPWAGDFGDAQFTDPGPDGPFSIEDGKLVITARRNRDGKWTSGLISAADQAAAGVAMQYGYFEARMRVTPGPGTWAAFWLYNRASRNDPRTGFEIDAIEYYGHDPASYFATWHINPTELSGDKKSGGTMQIPIEEGTMTRNFHMIGVDVTPEIVTYFFDRKPVWRHPTPKEHDAPLFPLVNLALGSGYSIENTPNPSQLEVDYVRLYEPLRRGEETQCGAGESQGAVGQ; encoded by the coding sequence ATGATGCACAAGACCGCAAATTTGGCTGCAGCAGTGATCGGATTCCTGGTCGCTTCGCCCGCGCAACTCCAATACGACCAGGGTGAGGAACTGGATCTTTGCCAATATAGCCTGTTCTGGTCGGACGAGTTCGACGACCTCAGTATCGGCGACTGGTTGCTCAACGGAAAGCGCTGGATCGCACATACGCCCTGGGCCGGGGACTTCGGCGATGCCCAATTCACCGATCCGGGTCCGGATGGACCTTTCAGTATTGAAGACGGCAAGCTTGTTATAACCGCGAGGCGCAATCGCGATGGCAAATGGACATCCGGGTTGATCTCTGCGGCCGATCAGGCAGCCGCAGGCGTTGCCATGCAATACGGCTATTTCGAGGCGCGGATGCGGGTTACCCCCGGTCCTGGTACATGGGCCGCGTTCTGGCTGTACAATCGCGCGTCACGCAACGATCCCAGGACAGGCTTCGAAATCGACGCGATCGAATATTACGGTCACGATCCCGCATCCTACTTCGCAACTTGGCACATCAACCCGACCGAGCTTTCCGGCGACAAGAAATCGGGCGGGACCATGCAGATACCGATCGAAGAGGGCACAATGACCCGCAATTTCCACATGATCGGTGTGGACGTTACCCCCGAAATCGTAACCTATTTCTTCGATCGCAAGCCGGTCTGGCGGCATCCGACGCCCAAGGAACACGACGCCCCGCTTTTCCCGCTCGTTAATCTGGCGCTGGGCTCTGGTTATTCGATCGAGAACACGCCCAATCCCTCGCAGCTGGAGGTCGACTATGTTCGGCTTTACGAGCCGTTGCGGCGGGGTGAGGAAACCCAGTGCGGGGCGGGGGAATCGCAAGGGGCCGTTGGCCAATGA
- the fabF gene encoding beta-ketoacyl-ACP synthase II, with the protein MRRVVVTGLGLVTPLGGDVETTWQNLIAGKSGAGPITRFDASDQKCQIACEVKPADHEYGFDPNKRVDFKVQRQVDPFIVYGIDAAGQALEDAGLVDMDEDLRLRTGCSIGSGIGGLPGIELESVNLHERGPGRVSPHFVHGRLINLISGQVSIKYGLMGPNHAVVTACSTGAHSIGDAARMIKDGDADVMLAGGSESTINPLGVAGFAQAKALNMSMNDRPTEASRPYSKDRDGFVMGEGAGVVVLEEYEHAKARGAKIYAEVVGYGLSGDAYHVTAPHPEGKGAQLAMEMALRKAGLGRGDIDYVNAHGTSTMADTIELAAVKRVLGDDLSGASMSSTKSAIGHLLGGAGAVEAIFCILAMRDQIVPPTLNLHNPDEGTEGVDLVPLVAKKRQVRAVLNNSFGFGGTNASLVMKQVD; encoded by the coding sequence ATGCGTCGTGTTGTCGTAACCGGTCTTGGCCTCGTCACCCCGCTCGGCGGCGATGTGGAAACGACCTGGCAGAACCTGATTGCTGGCAAGAGCGGCGCGGGCCCGATCACGCGCTTCGACGCTTCGGACCAGAAATGCCAGATCGCCTGCGAAGTGAAGCCGGCCGATCACGAATACGGCTTCGATCCAAACAAGCGCGTTGATTTCAAGGTGCAGCGGCAGGTCGACCCCTTCATCGTTTACGGCATCGATGCGGCTGGCCAGGCGCTCGAAGACGCAGGCCTGGTTGACATGGACGAAGATCTGAGGCTGCGCACCGGCTGTTCGATCGGCTCAGGGATTGGCGGGCTGCCGGGGATCGAGCTCGAATCGGTCAACTTGCACGAACGCGGTCCGGGCCGGGTCAGCCCGCACTTCGTCCATGGCCGCCTGATCAACCTCATCAGCGGCCAGGTTTCGATCAAATACGGCCTGATGGGGCCCAACCATGCGGTGGTGACCGCGTGCTCGACCGGGGCGCACTCGATCGGCGATGCCGCGCGCATGATCAAGGACGGCGATGCCGACGTGATGTTGGCGGGCGGTTCGGAATCGACCATCAATCCACTGGGTGTGGCCGGTTTCGCGCAGGCAAAGGCGCTCAACATGAGCATGAACGACCGCCCGACGGAGGCCAGCCGTCCCTATAGCAAGGACCGTGACGGCTTCGTGATGGGTGAAGGCGCAGGCGTGGTGGTGCTCGAGGAATACGAGCATGCCAAGGCGCGCGGCGCGAAGATCTATGCCGAAGTAGTCGGCTACGGCCTGTCGGGCGATGCCTATCACGTCACTGCACCGCACCCGGAAGGCAAGGGGGCGCAGCTGGCGATGGAAATGGCGCTGCGCAAGGCCGGGCTCGGCCGCGGCGACATCGACTATGTCAATGCGCATGGCACCTCGACCATGGCCGACACGATCGAGCTGGCTGCGGTGAAGCGCGTGCTGGGCGACGATCTGTCGGGTGCGTCGATGAGCAGCACCAAGTCCGCGATCGGCCACCTGCTTGGCGGAGCGGGCGCGGTCGAAGCGATCTTCTGCATCCTGGCGATGCGCGACCAGATCGTGCCGCCCACGCTCAACCTGCATAATCCGGACGAAGGCACCGAAGGCGTCGACCTCGTCCCCCTGGTGGCGAAGAAGCGCCAGGTGCGCGCGGTGCTCAACAACAGCTTCGGCTTTGGTGGCACCAATGCCTCGCTGGTGATGAAGCAGGTCGACTAA
- the galE gene encoding UDP-glucose 4-epimerase GalE, giving the protein MKVLVTGGAGYIGSHTILELLRAGHEVFACDNYCNSSPEALRRVRRLANADFGEADVDVRDASRLGKVMTEFSPDAVIHFAGLKAVAASEKVPLEYYDNNVLGTLRLLEAMDSTHCQRIVFSSSATVYGEPKYLPYDEAHPLNPANTYGRTKLVAEQVIADWCAATAGASAALLRYFNPVGAHSSGEIGEDPNGTPDNLMPFVAQVAVGRRPHLNVFGNDYDTRDGTGERDYIHVVDLARAHVAAIELISESTGCEAVNIGTGTAFSVMDMVRGFEAASSRPIPVQFVERRDGDLASYYADASKARELLGWRAELGLKEICGSTWNWQSRNPNGYA; this is encoded by the coding sequence ATGAAGGTTCTTGTTACCGGCGGTGCCGGATATATCGGCAGCCACACAATCCTAGAGCTGCTGCGGGCGGGCCACGAGGTTTTCGCTTGCGACAATTACTGCAACAGTTCGCCCGAAGCGCTCAGGCGCGTTCGGAGGCTGGCCAACGCTGATTTTGGCGAAGCTGATGTGGATGTTCGTGACGCCAGCCGACTGGGTAAGGTCATGACGGAATTCAGCCCGGATGCCGTGATCCACTTTGCCGGTTTGAAGGCTGTGGCTGCGTCGGAGAAGGTGCCGCTCGAATATTATGACAACAACGTGCTGGGCACTTTGCGCCTGCTTGAAGCCATGGATTCCACACATTGCCAGAGGATCGTCTTCTCGTCCTCCGCCACTGTCTACGGTGAGCCCAAGTACTTGCCATACGACGAAGCGCACCCGCTCAATCCAGCCAACACTTACGGGCGCACAAAGCTGGTGGCCGAACAGGTCATCGCCGATTGGTGCGCTGCCACCGCAGGCGCTTCGGCGGCATTGCTGCGCTATTTCAATCCGGTGGGGGCCCATTCTTCAGGAGAAATCGGCGAGGATCCCAATGGCACCCCCGACAATCTGATGCCTTTCGTCGCGCAGGTCGCTGTGGGTCGACGCCCGCACCTCAACGTGTTCGGGAACGATTACGATACGCGCGATGGCACGGGCGAACGCGACTACATCCATGTCGTGGATCTGGCGCGGGCGCATGTCGCCGCGATCGAGTTGATAAGCGAAAGTACTGGGTGCGAAGCGGTGAACATCGGCACTGGCACGGCGTTCTCGGTCATGGACATGGTCAGGGGCTTCGAGGCAGCATCTTCCAGGCCGATCCCGGTCCAGTTCGTGGAACGCCGCGATGGGGATTTGGCAAGCTATTATGCTGATGCCAGCAAGGCCCGTGAACTGCTGGGGTGGCGAGCCGAGCTTGGCCTGAAGGAAATTTGTGGTTCGACCTGGAACTGGCAATCGCGCAATCCGAATGGGTATGCGTGA
- a CDS encoding 2'-5' RNA ligase family protein — MAIRLASPAMLRLRGEIADRFHGMLTRQDQHAPRLHVTIQNKVSPQEAKALLESLQVSIAPGAFRFRGLGLFRYRGGPWEPVREFLFRGKQKA; from the coding sequence GTGGCGATCCGGCTCGCCAGTCCTGCGATGCTGCGTCTGCGCGGCGAGATTGCCGACCGCTTCCATGGCATGCTCACGCGGCAGGACCAGCATGCCCCGCGTCTGCATGTGACGATCCAGAACAAGGTCAGCCCGCAGGAGGCAAAGGCACTGCTGGAAAGCCTTCAGGTCAGCATCGCGCCCGGCGCGTTTCGCTTTCGCGGGCTGGGCCTGTTTCGCTATCGCGGCGGCCCGTGGGAGCCGGTGCGCGAATTTCTGTTTCGCGGAAAGCAAAAGGCGTGA
- a CDS encoding GIY-YIG nuclease family protein, producing MSGQEGTAFILTNDAMPGFARVEFTTKDDLANKIKKINRSDLPIPFRLYFAAKVNDCDLVDRNLHYLFSDHCDTRDARFFRINPDRLRVAIELAATAPIAIDDDDIGISPEMRARMDQIKASHDASRFGAFSAAPGTVLYFTKDTTITCTALGNGMVEFEGKATTPAEATRDALKAIGFDWDEAFATDYWLTQSVGPAGHGRSAESSQAAAHVAEEFAVLATEPDDSPVMFIRNRKI from the coding sequence ATGAGCGGACAAGAAGGAACGGCATTCATCCTGACGAACGATGCCATGCCCGGGTTTGCAAGGGTCGAGTTCACCACAAAAGATGACCTCGCGAACAAGATCAAGAAGATAAACAGGTCCGATCTCCCGATACCCTTCCGGCTCTACTTCGCAGCCAAGGTGAACGACTGCGACCTGGTTGACCGCAATCTGCACTACCTGTTCTCGGATCATTGCGACACGCGCGATGCCCGGTTTTTCAGAATCAACCCCGACCGGCTGCGGGTGGCGATCGAATTGGCCGCTACCGCCCCCATCGCGATCGATGACGATGACATTGGAATTTCTCCCGAGATGCGGGCACGCATGGACCAGATCAAGGCTTCACACGATGCCTCAAGGTTTGGCGCATTCAGTGCAGCGCCTGGGACTGTTCTGTATTTCACCAAGGATACCACAATCACTTGCACTGCCCTGGGCAACGGAATGGTGGAGTTTGAAGGCAAGGCGACAACTCCTGCCGAGGCAACCCGAGATGCCTTGAAAGCTATCGGTTTCGATTGGGATGAAGCCTTCGCAACGGATTACTGGCTGACACAGTCGGTCGGTCCAGCGGGCCATGGCAGGTCTGCTGAGAGCTCACAGGCCGCTGCACATGTAGCTGAAGAGTTTGCGGTTCTTGCCACTGAGCCAGACGATTCCCCGGTAATGTTCATCCGGAACCGGAAGATTTAG
- the mltG gene encoding endolytic transglycosylase MltG: protein MKRLGLLLASLLALALVGAMLASSFLGEATVEEETAFVIPSGSSLTAVAQKLEDEGLIRSADGFVLRAKLLGGSAPIQAGEFELKPGMSQADILRAFQQGDVIRRFVTIPEGMPSIMVFERLMAEDLLTGEIAVPPEGSVLPDTYDFERGEPRAAVLARMQGAMTEYLDEAWEKRSPDAAVKSKREAVILASIIEKETQDKEELPLVSGVLSNRIRIGMMLGADATTIYPITKGKPLGRMIRKSELRDPNPYNTRAIAGLPVGPISNPSRAAIAAALNPAKTSALYYVADGSGGHVFAETLEEHNRNVAAWRRFRAENGI from the coding sequence ATGAAACGGCTCGGCCTTTTGCTGGCCAGCCTGCTGGCTTTGGCGCTTGTCGGGGCGATGCTGGCAAGCTCCTTCCTCGGCGAGGCAACTGTCGAGGAAGAGACGGCGTTTGTCATTCCGTCCGGTTCTTCGCTTACCGCTGTGGCGCAAAAGCTGGAGGATGAGGGGCTGATCCGCTCGGCGGACGGCTTCGTGCTGCGGGCCAAGCTGCTCGGCGGCAGTGCACCGATACAGGCCGGTGAATTCGAGCTGAAGCCGGGCATGAGCCAGGCGGACATCCTGCGCGCGTTCCAGCAAGGCGATGTGATCCGCCGCTTCGTGACCATCCCGGAAGGGATGCCCTCGATCATGGTCTTTGAGCGGCTGATGGCCGAGGATCTTCTGACTGGCGAGATCGCGGTGCCGCCAGAGGGATCGGTGCTGCCAGATACCTATGATTTCGAGCGGGGCGAGCCGCGCGCTGCAGTGCTGGCGCGGATGCAGGGCGCGATGACGGAATACCTTGATGAAGCGTGGGAGAAGCGCAGCCCCGATGCCGCGGTGAAGTCAAAGCGCGAAGCTGTGATCCTGGCCTCGATTATCGAGAAGGAAACGCAGGACAAGGAAGAGCTTCCACTCGTGTCAGGCGTGCTTTCAAACCGCATCCGCATCGGCATGATGCTGGGTGCGGATGCGACCACCATCTACCCGATCACCAAGGGCAAGCCGCTTGGCCGGATGATCCGCAAGTCCGAGCTGCGCGATCCCAACCCTTACAACACGCGCGCGATTGCCGGGCTACCCGTGGGGCCGATCTCCAACCCCAGCCGTGCGGCGATTGCGGCGGCGCTCAATCCGGCGAAGACCAGCGCGCTCTATTACGTCGCCGATGGCAGCGGCGGGCATGTGTTCGCCGAGACCCTGGAAGAGCATAACCGCAATGTCGCGGCCTGGCGCCGCTTCCGGGCGGAGAATGGCATCTAG
- the rnd gene encoding ribonuclease D, whose product MKIHDLITTTQALAELCERLSKSEFITVDTEFMRENTYWPELCLVQIANEKEAAAIDPLADGIDLSPLLELLTENEDVLKVFHAGGQDVEIIVNLTGKTPHPIFDTQIAMMAVSQSEQIGYANLVESWLGITVDKGARFTDWSRRPLTDRQIEYAIGDVTHLSKIFPKILNKLIKTGRGAWLDAEMEKLADTSNYLIDPDQAWRRIRQPGRNPQVLGRLKALAAWREAEAQHKNIPRGRIMRDETLADIASHPPRKQDDLAKVRGLSSAWRDNDIGKRLMKVLEKAEPIDKDEIPEKMKRGAPLGKEGALVADLLKLLLKIRSREIDVAARLLTRAEEMEALAAGVRDLPVLQGWRYEVFGRDALELVEGKLAFAVKRGKLAMTHIDDMQAIMEQPQAAE is encoded by the coding sequence ATGAAAATACATGATCTGATTACCACGACTCAGGCGCTGGCAGAACTCTGCGAACGCTTGTCAAAATCCGAATTCATTACGGTCGACACCGAATTCATGCGCGAGAACACCTATTGGCCGGAATTGTGCCTGGTGCAGATCGCCAATGAAAAGGAAGCTGCCGCAATCGATCCACTGGCCGACGGGATCGACCTGTCGCCGCTGCTTGAGCTGCTGACCGAGAATGAAGACGTGCTCAAGGTGTTCCATGCCGGCGGGCAGGACGTCGAGATCATCGTCAACCTGACCGGCAAGACGCCGCACCCGATCTTCGACACGCAGATCGCGATGATGGCAGTCAGCCAGAGCGAGCAGATCGGCTATGCCAACCTCGTCGAAAGCTGGCTGGGCATTACTGTCGATAAGGGCGCGCGCTTTACCGACTGGAGCCGCCGCCCGCTGACCGACCGGCAGATCGAATATGCGATCGGCGATGTGACACATCTGTCGAAGATCTTTCCCAAGATCCTGAACAAGCTGATCAAGACCGGACGCGGCGCCTGGCTCGATGCCGAGATGGAAAAGCTCGCCGATACATCCAATTACCTGATCGATCCCGACCAGGCGTGGCGCCGGATTCGCCAGCCGGGCCGCAATCCGCAGGTGCTCGGCCGGCTCAAGGCGCTTGCCGCCTGGCGCGAAGCCGAAGCGCAGCACAAGAATATCCCGCGCGGCCGCATCATGCGCGACGAGACGTTGGCCGATATCGCCAGCCACCCGCCCCGGAAGCAGGACGATCTGGCCAAGGTGCGGGGCCTGTCCAGCGCATGGCGCGACAATGACATCGGCAAGCGCCTGATGAAGGTGCTGGAGAAAGCCGAGCCGATCGACAAGGATGAAATCCCCGAAAAGATGAAGCGCGGCGCCCCGCTGGGCAAGGAAGGCGCACTCGTGGCTGACCTGCTCAAGCTGCTGCTGAAGATCCGCTCGCGCGAGATCGATGTCGCCGCCCGCCTGCTGACCCGCGCCGAGGAGATGGAAGCGCTCGCCGCCGGGGTGCGCGACCTGCCGGTGCTGCAAGGCTGGCGTTACGAGGTGTTCGGGCGTGACGCGCTGGAACTGGTCGAAGGCAAGCTCGCCTTCGCGGTCAAGCGCGGCAAGCTGGCGATGACGCATATCGACGACATGCAGGCGATCATGGAACAGCCGCAGGCAGCGGAGTAG
- a CDS encoding alkyl sulfatase dimerization domain-containing protein: MTRALLAGLLAGVSLTTTLAAQEGAKPASHATIEAQRAAASTLPADGTRDADFATRGFVATRVDPVIRNARGEPVWNLDAYAFVTGDAPATVHPSLWRHMKYLKQHGLYRVAENVWQVRGFDLSNMTVIRGNTGWILIDPLTTQEVAAAALELVNETLGERPVSAVIYSHSHVDHFGGVRGVASAHDVAAGRISIIAPEHFMEEAASENVMAGGAMQRRAAFQFGAGLVPGNSGQMGSGIGAAVSRGQITLLAPTDTITYTGETRTIDGVDLEFQIVSGSEAPSELNVYIAPARTFLTAEIATCTLHNILTPRGAKVRDARAWAGFLDEAVQDFAPKSDVVISSHCWPQFGNAEATEWLTAQRDNYRFLHDQTVRRMNQGATMAEIAEDLSQPAELGEEWSTHGYYGTYSHNSKAIYQYYLGWYDAVPANLHAHPPVARAQRTVEALGGAERVIALARNAMATGDYRWSSDLLQQLVFAAPDNSEAKLLLADSYEQQGYQAESAIWRNQFLVAANELRSGRAPSNATQSPDLIAAIPTELLLDSAATRYSPGKLGRERMNARLNLTDRAETAVIEANGNVMIGRMGDGAGTADVTLTGPRQLMLGLLFLKLPLAQMQAAGLQVDGDPAALQAMLDALDPLPASFDIVTP, encoded by the coding sequence ATGACCAGGGCATTGCTTGCCGGCCTGCTGGCCGGGGTTTCGCTGACGACAACGCTGGCCGCGCAGGAAGGTGCCAAGCCGGCATCGCATGCCACCATCGAAGCGCAGCGCGCTGCCGCGAGCACCCTTCCCGCCGATGGCACGCGCGATGCCGATTTCGCCACCCGCGGGTTTGTCGCAACCCGCGTGGATCCCGTCATCCGCAATGCCAGGGGCGAGCCGGTTTGGAATCTCGATGCTTATGCCTTTGTCACTGGCGATGCGCCCGCCACCGTCCACCCCAGCCTGTGGCGGCACATGAAATACCTGAAGCAACACGGGCTATACCGGGTGGCCGAGAATGTGTGGCAGGTGCGCGGGTTCGACCTGTCGAACATGACGGTCATTCGCGGGAACACCGGCTGGATCCTGATCGATCCGCTCACCACGCAGGAAGTCGCCGCGGCAGCGTTGGAGCTGGTCAACGAGACATTGGGCGAGCGGCCAGTGAGCGCCGTGATCTATAGCCACAGCCATGTCGACCATTTCGGCGGGGTGCGCGGCGTCGCGAGCGCGCACGACGTCGCCGCAGGGCGCATAAGCATCATCGCGCCCGAGCACTTCATGGAGGAGGCGGCGTCGGAGAACGTCATGGCGGGCGGCGCGATGCAGCGCCGTGCCGCCTTCCAGTTCGGCGCCGGCCTTGTGCCCGGCAATTCCGGCCAGATGGGCAGCGGGATCGGCGCGGCGGTGTCGCGCGGGCAGATTACCCTGCTCGCCCCGACCGATACGATCACCTACACCGGCGAGACGCGCACCATCGACGGCGTCGACCTGGAATTCCAGATCGTCTCGGGCAGCGAGGCGCCCTCTGAACTCAACGTCTATATTGCCCCTGCGCGCACTTTCCTGACCGCCGAAATCGCCACCTGCACGCTGCACAATATCCTCACCCCGCGCGGCGCGAAGGTGCGCGATGCGCGCGCCTGGGCGGGCTTCCTTGATGAAGCGGTGCAGGATTTCGCGCCCAAGAGCGACGTGGTGATTTCCAGCCATTGCTGGCCGCAATTCGGCAATGCCGAGGCAACCGAATGGCTCACCGCCCAGCGCGACAACTATCGCTTCCTGCACGATCAGACGGTCCGGCGCATGAACCAGGGCGCCACCATGGCGGAAATTGCCGAAGACCTGTCGCAGCCAGCAGAACTGGGCGAGGAATGGTCCACCCATGGCTATTACGGAACCTACAGCCACAATTCGAAGGCGATCTACCAGTATTACCTTGGCTGGTATGACGCAGTGCCGGCCAACCTGCACGCCCACCCGCCAGTGGCGCGCGCCCAGCGCACGGTCGAGGCGCTGGGCGGCGCTGAGCGCGTGATCGCACTGGCCCGCAATGCGATGGCAACGGGCGACTATCGCTGGTCATCCGACCTTTTGCAGCAGCTGGTGTTCGCTGCTCCCGACAATAGCGAGGCCAAGTTGCTGCTTGCGGACAGCTACGAACAGCAAGGCTACCAGGCCGAGAGCGCGATCTGGCGCAACCAGTTCCTGGTCGCCGCAAATGAGCTGCGCAGCGGCCGTGCGCCGTCCAACGCTACGCAAAGCCCCGATCTGATCGCGGCGATCCCCACCGAGCTCCTGCTTGATTCCGCCGCGACACGCTATTCTCCCGGCAAGCTCGGGCGCGAGCGCATGAACGCTCGGCTGAACCTGACGGATCGCGCTGAAACCGCCGTGATCGAAGCCAATGGCAATGTCATGATCGGGCGCATGGGCGATGGCGCTGGCACTGCAGACGTCACGCTCACCGGCCCGCGTCAGCTGATGCTGGGATTGCTGTTCCTGAAGCTGCCGCTGGCGCAAATGCAGGCGGCGGGTTTGCAGGTGGATGGCGATCCGGCGGCGCTTCAGGCAATGCTTGATGCGCTCGATCCGCTGCCCGCCAGCTTCGACATCGTCACGCCCTGA